The Montipora foliosa isolate CH-2021 chromosome 1, ASM3666993v2, whole genome shotgun sequence genome has a window encoding:
- the LOC138004015 gene encoding troponin C-like, producing the protein MAEDTAQLKSVLKERAIELYNLCDQDGKGYITKNELQSVIAELGLPLDSAQVKQTFNELDEDQNGYLTLEEFTAGFGLFLGIHSEDEGNGGLEEISSINDPGQELFFLCDPEGKGYITKADLERVADDLNLNFEQLDFIFDKLDIDQNGRLTMDEFVEGFGSFLGENNVAMELDSPKHDSNEDVTSHIGHDIFESSEINLASPNHASEEALFREIVESVGEDIFTGWLTKDQLRDLWGALRKNDVRGLQKFEEFLGKVSTEIRRAKMDSEQLESALKR; encoded by the exons ATGGCCGAAGACACAGCCCAGCTAAAAAGTGTTTTGAAGGAGCGAGCGATAGAGCTGTATAACTTATGCGATCAAGACGGGAAGGGTTATATTACAAAGAATGAATTACAGAGCGTTATAGCTGAACTTGGCCTGCCTCTGGACTCAGCTCAAGTTAAGCAGACTTTCAATGAACTGGACGAAGATCAAAATGGCTACTTGACTTTAGAGGAGTTTACCGCGGGATTTGGGCTTTTCCTCGGGATACACTCCGAAGATGAAGGTAATGGAGGACTGGAGGAAATCTCATCAATCAACGATCCCGGCCAAGAGCTATTTTTCTTGTGTGACCCCGAAGGCAAGGGATACATCACGAAAGCAGATTTGGAAAGGGTGGCCGACGATTTGAACCTGAATTTTGAacaacttgatttcattttcgaTAAACTTGACATTGATCAAAACGGCCGACTGACTATGGATGAGTTTGTGGAAGGATTTGGCTCGTTTCTGGGAGAAAATAACGTTGCGATGGAACTTGACTCGCCCAAACACGATTCGAATGAAGACGTCACCTCGCACATAGGACACGATATTTTCGAAAGTTCGGAGATCAACTTGGCATCGCCAAATCACGCGTCTGAAGAAGCCCTGTTTCGAGAGATCGTTGAAAGCGTTGGAGAAGATATATTTACTGG ATGGCTTACAAAAGACCAGCTGCGAGACCTGTGGGGGGCTCTTCGGAAGAACGATGTGCGGGGATTGCAGAAATTCGAGGAGTTTCTAGGCAAAGTTTCCACAGAAATAAGACGAGCCAAAATGGATTCCGAGCAGCTGGAGTCAGCTCTTAAGAGGTAA
- the LOC137972295 gene encoding EF-hand calcium-binding domain-containing protein 4A-like produces MEQQIRMEKERIRNEQLKREKTLKEELRRELESKELEMQLLLQKQKSLEEEIQRKCSSEQDIKSENEKLFQKTVYLEEMLNSSVSSLEDTKSYVNQLQAQTALEKKERARVNQA; encoded by the exons ATGGAACAACAAATACGAATGGAGAAAGAGAGAATTCGTAATGAG CAATTAAAGCGTGAAAAGACATTAAAGGAAGAGCTAAGAAGGGAACTTGAAAGCAAAGAGCTGGAGATGCAACTTCTTCTACAGAAGCAAAAATCG CTGGAAgaggaaattcaaagaaaatgcagctCCGAACAAGACATAAAGAGCGAAAACGAAAAACTATTTCAG AAAACAGTGTACCTGGAAGAGATGTTAAACTCCTCCGTCAGTTCACTCGAAGACACGAAGAGTTACGTGAATCAACTTCAAGCTCAAACAGCtttggaaaagaaagagagagcCCG tgtaaaccaggcttaa